One window of the Candidozyma auris chromosome 6, complete sequence genome contains the following:
- the DIM1 gene encoding putative dimethyladenosine transferase, translating into MAKAAKKKFSSAPNPTGKTVDASKAVNSVFKFNTDLGQHILKNPLVAQGIVDKAQLKPSDVVLEVGPGTGNLTVRILEKARKVIASEMDPRMAAELTKRVAGTPNQKKLEIILGDFIKAELPYFDVCISNTPYQISSPLVFKLLNQPRPPRVSILMFQREFAMRLLARPGDALYCRLSANVQMWANVTHIMKVGRNNFRPPPQVESSVVRIEIKQPRPNIDFNEWDGLLRIVFVRKNKTIAAGFKSSNVIEILEKNYKTLLATQNAEDSMAVDSKTDLTGVVKEKIETVLRDTGFADKRAAKLDQTDFLKLLYAFHQVGIHFA; encoded by the coding sequence ATGGCAAAAgcagccaaaaagaaattcTCCTCCGCTCCAAATCCTACCGGAAAAACAGTGGACGCTTCGAAGGCAGTCAACTCGgttttcaagttcaacacAGATCTCGGACAGCATATTCTCAAAAACCCACTTGTTGCACAGGGCATCGTTGATAAAGCTCAGCTCAAACCTAGTGACGTTGTCCTAGAAGTTGGTCCTGGTACGGGTAACTTGACGGTGAGAATCTTGGAAAAAGCTAGAAAAGTTATTGCCTCAGAGATGGATCCTCGAATGGCAGCAGAGCTTACAAAGAGAGTAGCAGGCACCCCGAatcagaagaagttggagatcATTTTGGGAGACTTCATAAAGGCCGAACTTCCATACTTCGACGTGTGCATCTCCAACACCCCCTATCAGATTTCCTCGCCGTTGGTGttcaaactcctcaatCAGCCCAGACCACCTAGGGTATCGATCCTCATGTTCCAAAGAGAATTTGCGATGCGTCTATTAGCTCGTCCTGGTGACGCCTTGTACTGTCGACTCTCAGCAAACGTGCAAATGTGGGCTAATGTGACGCATATAATGAAGGTGGGAAGAAACAATTTCAGACCTCCCCCACAGGTGGAGTCCTCGGTGGTCAGAATCGAGATCAAACAGCCCAGACCAAATATTGACTTTAATGAGTGGGATGGCTTGCTTCGTATTGTTTTTGTGAGAAAAAATAAGACTATCGCAGCTGGATTTAAGTCTAGCAACGTAATTGagattttggaaaagaacTACAAGACGCTCTTAGCGACGCAGAATGCCGAAGACTCCATGGCTGTGGACTCCAAGACAGACTTGACTGGAGTTGTTAAGGAGAAAATCGAGACTGTTTTGAGAGACACTGGCTTCGCCGACAAGAGAGCCGCCAAATTAGACCAGACCGACTTCCTCAAGCTCCTATATGCTTTCCATCAGGTTGGTATCCACTTTGCATAA